One genomic region from Apodemus sylvaticus chromosome 1, mApoSyl1.1, whole genome shotgun sequence encodes:
- the LOC127683484 gene encoding homeobox protein DLX-4-like: MAEVPSLCPKFQMPSSAPIETRPQRLQEPARNLLFQMHHSPILTPTSPRQSSLSVPERDLHQQEFQGPSRKSGSVVLSEKYGDHQSGPVTSRKGRKKRIVYSKKQKHLLQEHFEKCQSPNQDQCVELAELVGVTPRDIKIWFKNSRAKYKQMTLQNITEALPETNGSSKAVFESTHFPGSIPLVAAEDGEPMCSGTFGEDSIPKLNCIQESSLHHYQASDADMCSQQEDLLVGHAPITAWDSGQSAAIEAQTDLAVTESTDVLEAAAHCPEEAQGSGPSAEELWQRILDDFDKSKD; encoded by the exons atggCCGAAGTTCCCTCCTTgtgtccaaaattccaaatgccttcaagtgcacccatagaaacgagaccccaaaggcttcaagagccTGCAAGGAACTTACTCTTTCAAATGCatcacagtcccatattgaccccaacaagtccaaggcaatcaagtctttcagtccctgaaagggacttacatcagcaagagttccaaggaccatcaagaaaatcag gatctgtggtactgtcagagaaatatggtgaccatcaatctggccctgtgacttcaagaaaggggcGGAAgaaacgcattgtgtactccaaaaaacaaaagcacctgctgcaagaacattttgagaagtgtcagtccccaaaccaggatcaatgtgtggagctggcagagttagttggtgtgacaccgagggacatca aaatctggtttaagaacagccgagctaaatACAAGCAGAtgactctccagaatattacagaagctctgccagagaccaatggaagttccaaagctgtttttgaatcaactcactttcctggttccatacctcttgttgctgctgaggatggagagcccatgtgttcaggcacatttggtgaggattccattcccaaactcaactgcattcaggaatcttctctgcatcattatcaggccagtgatgcagacatgTGTAGTCAGcaagaagatctgcttgttggccatgctcccattacagcttgggattctggtcaatcagcagcaattgaagcccagactgatctagcagtgactgaatctacagatgtcctagaagctgccgctcattgcccagaggaggctcaaggttcaggtccatctgcagaggaactctggcaaagaatccttgacgactttgacaaatccaagGACtga